The Poriferisphaera corsica DNA segment ATACCGTGAGTTTTCACGGGCAGTTGCAAAAATCGTCATCGCGATCAATCGGTGCAATTCTTCCGCAGAGACTTCAAAATCCGGGTCGCCGTCATACTCTGGGATTGGCGGATAGTCTTCGATATTGTGCCCATAAATCGTGAACTTTGAGTCTTGCCCCGTGATCTTTGCAGCTTCGTCATTCGCTTCGATCGTCAGCGTTGCATCAATTGATTCACGCACAATGGCTAACAACTTATCAGAAGGCACGAGCATGTCGCCAGACTCCGCAACCTCAACACGAGGTGTCGTCAGCTTCACAGCTACTTCCATATCTGTGCCCGACAACGTTAATGCGCCATCATTCGCGGTCACCTTAATGCAGCTCAGCACAGGCTTCGGGGTTCGGCTAACGATAACGCCGCCGACTAGATTCAGTGACTCGACAAGCGCTCCGCGATCGCAAATGACTTTCATTATGGTTGCACCTTTTATGGTCTCTGTTGGTCGTGTAAATTGCGTGAGTACTTCGCTCAGGTTTTAGTCCAGTCGTCAGACGCAGACTGATGCCATGACATACTTTTTACTTCATGACCTGCTGGTCAACGGTTCAAGTAATTTCGCAAAACACGCTAAATGCAGAGAAATTGCGTAATACTTCGTATGCTAAAAGTACCGCCTAGGGGGCCAGTGGGCAAGAAATTCGAGCTTATTCCAAGGCAACCCCCCAGCGGGTGGATTGGTTGTCCAAAACTTGGGGATAGAGATGGGGTACGCTCCGTAAATCGTGTTAAGTTAGGGTGAATATGAGGTTTGTGATGTTTTTTTGATAGCGCGACGATAGATTTCAATGATGACCAAGATCGATAGCGAATCCATCAATATCAGGCTCTATCAGCCTCAGGACGCCGATGCCTTGGCAGGCATTCTGGTTGGTGCATTCCGCGGCAAGTTCCAGCGGCTTGCGAATCTCGACGAACCCTCGATGAGGCAAATGCTCCTTGATGCCGGTTTTGTCGGCCCGCACGGACATCCCGGTTTATGGGTTGCTGAAAAAGATAATACCGTTCTTGCCGCCATGTCACTCAAGTGGCAGCAGCAAAAACGCGGTTCTGAAGGCAGCCTACGCGGTATTCTCCGTGTTTGTCTGCGTCACGGTTTCACCCGCATTGGTCGTTTTATGATCGGGATGTGGCTACTCGAAGAACAAATCCAAAAACAAGACTGCTACATCGAATACCTTGCTGTCAGCGAATCAGCACAAGGCCTCGGCCTCGGCACGCAATTACTCAAAAAAGCCCAAACTGAAGCATCAGCTCTCCGCGCACAACTTGGCTTTGAGCGAATTTCGCTCCATGTTGCGGGCGGTAACACGGGCGCTCAGCGTCTCTATCAACGATTTGGCTTCACTGTAGAACGAACGATCCAAAGCCATCTCTCGCGCCGCATCCTTGGCGAATCAATATGGCATTTTATGTCAAAATCCCTTGATTAAACTGCTAATTACTTTCAACATAACTGTTTATAATGCGAAGAAATGATGTAATAGGGACCTGTTTATCAGGAAATTCGTGTCAATAAAGTGCCGATAAATTGTACTATGAGGAGTCGAGGTCTAAAGTATGTCATATCTCGCAAACAAGGCATGATTGCTTTAACAGTCATTGCATGGTCAGCGTTGATCGCGCCGAAGATGGTGGCTGCAGATCCGCTGGCCTTTTTTCATGATTTCACGCCACTCGTCCAATCTAATGAAGCATGGTCGCTCCAAAAAGGTTCTGTTATCGCCAGCAGCGACGGCAAGCATGCCGCCGGCATCGTCGGTGAAATGTTGCACTCTGGCGTCATGATGGCTGTGATGTGCGATCAGAAAATCCTTGGTCGGCCCGCCCCGCGACCACTGATCGCCTTCGCTCCGAAAACCGATCAGCTATTTCGCTTGTACGGACAGCTCAATTATTTTCGTATCAACTTCCCAGGCATCCCGGTCAACACACGCGTTCCTGAACCGATCAGTTCTGTGCTATTCTCACCCGAAGGCAAACAGTTTGCTTACGTCGGTAAAGATGCAAACAAGCGAATGATTGTTCATAACGGTGTTGTCGGCCCCCCTATGCGACGAATAGATCATCATTCGATTCAATTTGGAAAAGACACGATCGCTTATGCCGCAAGTGACGGTTCCACATGGCGCATGATTATCGATCGTTTTGTCGACACAGATTATACCGCGGTTCGCGATAGCCTCGCCGTTTCGCCTCAAGGCAACACCGCAGCCTATCTTGCCATTAGAGATGGCAAATGGCATGTCATCAGAGATTTAGGTTTAAGCAAGGATGGCAAGCGAAATAGACTTGTTTCTCAGGGTTTTATGCTTGCCAAATCTCCGGTCATTGTTTCCGATGACGGCTCAGTCACGGCCGCATGGGTGCAAATACAAGGCGGCATATGGCAGCTTGCAATCAACGGTAAAATCAATGAGGCCTATGCAACGACCAAACCCGGCAACATCGCTATTCGTCAAGACGGTAAACAAATCGCAGCTGCGATTAAAAGCGCCGATGGCCGTTGGCAGCTCATTGTTGACGGAAAACTCATAGCTACGTGTGATGGCATCGGTGAGAACTCACTCCGATATACCCAATCTCAAAAACACCTCATCGCCGGCATGAAGTGGAACGGACTCTGGTATCTCTGCGTCGATGGTAAGCTCGGCGAACCCAGCACCGCAATGATGACCGACGCCTATCAAGAATCCCCCAACGACACCTTCCTCTATGCCGGGCGAACCTCGCTCGGCCGCTGGCGTGTCATGCAGGTCGACCTTGCCAAAAACAACCAAACCGTTTGGCGATCCAGTGAGTACGACGGTATCCAGCCAGGCAGCCTCGTTATCTCACCTGATCAGCAGCGCGTCGCTTTCGTCGGCCGCTACGACAGTCGCGCGTGCCTCGTTGTCGGCAATCAGATGCTCGCCCTTCGCCGATGGATGGGGACACCTGTTTTCTCTCCTGATTCTCAGCACGTCGCAGTTCTCGCCTCAAAAGGCCAACAATTCGAGCTGCTCATCGATGGTAAATCCGTCGGGGAGCCATTCTTTGCCGTTCTGCCCAGCGCCCAGCCTGCTTGGGATGGTGCTGACGAGGTTAATGTCGTCATTGAACGCCAACAGCACCGTTTCGCACGCCTCCGTGTCGGCGCGGCCCATCAATCTGAAGAGACCACCGTTTCAGGTAGCGAGTAATTGGCGTAAAATCTTTTTATATAACAAATTAAGGCAATATATGCCTTGTGTTTTGTTAACGCATTCCACAGTCGATACACACCTTTCTGCGTTGTATTCAGCACCCAATCCCCTTAAGTTGCATAGCAGAGTAGGGCGGGTACAATATTTGGCTCGATTGAGCTTCAGGAAAGGTACGTTATGCCCAAGCTGAAATCCCATAAAGGTTTACTTAAGCGCGTCAAGATCACTGCCAAGGGCAAAGTGAAGTGGCGTAAGCCGTTTAAGGGTCACCTCAACTCGCACATGAGTGGCGACAAGCTTCGTAAGCTTCGTGGCACCGCATTGGCGACCAAAGGCGACATTAAGCGTTTGAAGATTATGCTTCATCGTCCGCTCAAAGCAGGCGACGCTGAGTAAAGAAACCGTTTCATGAATCAGGCAGAGTGGCCCAATTTGGCCATGTCTGCGTTTCTGCGAGCCGGGAAACAAGCATCTGACATCAAGTTCAGATCTCCGTCATCGCGAAAAGGAGTACACCATGCCACGCACACAAAAAGGTGCAGCACGCCGTCAGGCGAAAGTACGTGTTTTTAAGAAGGCAAAGGGTTATCGCGGATCGCGCCGTACACAATGGCGTCGCGTCCAAGAGGCCGTTGTCCGAGCAGGCGTCATGGCCTACCGTGACCGCCGTCAAGTAAAACGCGAGTACCGTAAACTTTGGATTGTCCGTATCAACGCAGCTTGCAAGATGCGCGACATCAATTACAGCCGATTTGTTCAAGGCCTCAAAGCCGCGAATATCGTGCTCAACCGCAAAATGCTCAGTGAGATCGCTATCCACGACGAGGCCGCATTCGACGCAATCGTCGAAAAAGCCAAAGCCGCTCTGGCAGCTTAATCCACAACGCATAAAAAACTGCTGACTTTTCAGTTGTTTATACGTACAATGATACGCCGGGTCTTTGAGAATCGAAGGCCCGGTTTTTACGCGCCGAATCAAAATCGGTATGCGTAAATTCCATGTGAGTTGGGTTGTTTTTCCCTGTAAAACAAGGGAATATGTGAGAATTGCCGGAGGTTTGTTTCCGTGCCTGTGCGGTATTGAAATTAAGTGAATTGATTTATTTTTTTGTTTCTTTTTAGATCGAAGGAGTGATCTCATGCCATTAGATAGAGATGTGGCCCTGAATCGCGAGACCTGGAGACTCTTTCGAATCATCTCCGAATTTGTCGACGGCTTCGAAGTCATGTCAGAAGTCGGCCCAGCGGTATCGGTATTTGGTTCGGCACGCACAAAACCAGACGACCCCGTCTATCAACGAGCTGTGGAATGTGGCAAGAAAATCGTTGATAAGGACTTTGCCGTCATTACCGGCGGCGGCCCCGGTGTCATGGAAGCTGCTAATAAAGGCGCATTCGACGCCGGCGGTAAATCAATCGGGTTGAACATCAACCTCCCAATGGAGCAAGATCCAAACCCATTCCAAAACTACGAACTTTCTTTCCGTTACTTCTTTGTGCGCAAAGTCATGTTCGTTAAGTACGCATGCGGTTTCATCATCTTCCCAGGCGGCTTCGGCACCATGGATGAAGTTTTTGAAGCCCTCACCCTTATCCAGACTCTTAAGATCGAGCCTTTCCCTGTTGTGCTCGTTGGTACGGATTTCTGGAGCGGTCTCCTCGACTGGATCAAAGACACCATGCGTGATCGTTACAAAACAATCTCGCCTGAGGACATTGATCTTTTTCATGTTACCGATGATGTGGATGAAGCCATCGAGTATGTTACGAGCCGCTTCAGCCAGGATCAGTGGGATCAACGCACCGAACCCACCATCCCGGAGCCAATTATTCAGCAAGTTAAAAAAGGCGCAACTGGCCGCGTGGCACCTGAAGTGTCGCAACTGGTTGATCAGCCAAACGAAAGTTGATGATATGCATCCATGTGGGGGGAGTTTAAAATTGCTGTTGCTGTTGTGCGTCTGGCTAACACACAGTTAGTCGGTCGCATGACTGATTGTTGCGAAGTGCCCGTCGATGGTTTCGACGGGCCGCTTTTTTATAGGCTTTTTATTCATCGATTTGATCGTTCTCAGGCAAGATCTTCATCTGTTGATCATTCCCCGCTTCAACATGATCCGTCACCGAGCTGGGAATCACCTTCACCTCACGTGGCAGCGCATCAATCTGATCCATTTGATCCGGCAGTGCCTTCTTCGGTTCGGCCGCCTCTAAATCCTCGAACTTCCTTGCCTGTGTCACGACCCTTGATTCAAATGAACTCGTAAACTGGTTGAAGTGCTTTACTGTATTCCCCACAGCCTTCCCAAGCTTCTCCAAGTGACCTGTACACGTTGAGATGCGTTTGTGGAGCTCCTTCCCAGCCTCACTAATCTTTCTTGCATTTTCAGCCAGCGCTTCTTCACGCCAGCCCACCGCAACAGTCTTCAGCAACGCGATCAATGTTGAAGGCGTCGCAATCACAATCCCCTTACTGAACGCATCCTCCAACAGCGTTGGCCGCTCTTGGACTGCGGGCTGCAAGAAGCTTTCAGCCGGGATAAACATCACCACAAATTCCGGCGTCCGCTCAAACTGTGCTTGGTAATCTTTCTTATGCAAGCTATCCACTTGCGTCAGAATATTCTTTGTATGGCGCCTTAAATGCCCATCTTGATCTGCTTTTGATACCGCCTCAATCGCTGATAAGTAAGCATCTAATGGCGTCTTCACGTCAATCACAATATCCCGATTGCTCGTCAGGTGCACCACTGTATCCGGCCTCAACTTCCCGCCTGCTGTTGAAACCTGCTTGTCATAATTCAACCCTTCTCTGAATCCTGCCATCTCAAGCAATTTCTCGAGATGCATCTCGCCCCACTGTCCCCGCACCTCTGGTCGCTTTAACGCAGTCACCAACTTCTGCGTTTCATCCTTCAGCATTCGCTGATCTTCGATCATCTTTTTGATCGTTGCCGACAACTCGCCATGTGATTGCTTCCGATCTCTTTCTAATACATGAATAGTCTCGTCGTAAGCCTTCAGCTTCTCTTTGATCGGATCAACCAGATTCTTGATCGCGTCTTTGCGTTTCTCAAGTTGCGCTTTCGCATCCTTCTGCTCGCCCTTGAATTGCTCCTTTGCAAGCTGTAAAAATGCTTTGTTCGATTTCTCTAACGTTTGGCCTGCGATCGACTCAAACGATTCTTTAGCCTGCTTCTGCAGCTTCTCAAATTGATCCTTTAGCTGCGCCTCTCGCTTCGCCGCTTCCTCACGCAGCGTCTGCTCATGCTTTTTCGTCGATTCTTCTTTTTCTAGCATCAACTCATCAAATTGCCGCCGTTGCTTTTCAATTTCCTCACCCATCCGTTCGCTTAACGACTCATTATCGCGCATGAGCTGTTTCTGTTTCTCTTCTGCCAAGGCCAACGACGTCTTCGTATCAGCAATCTGCTGCTCGAACGTCTTCAGCTCCGCTGCTTGGTTTTCGGTGATCTGAGTTTGCTCAGCCAGCTGCGCGGCTGCCGCCTGCTTCTCGCCAAGGCTTATTTCCGACTGCTTTTTTGCCCCCATCAGCTTGGCGTATAGCACCCCCGCCGCACCTAAAGCCACCAAAAACAACACCAGCATTATGATTGTAATAGGATCATTCATGCCGCCGATTGTACCAGCCTGCAGCATAAAATGAGAGAGGCAAAACCATCACGCTGACAGCTACCTGTCACCGCAATATCGCTTCAATATCCAACTGATTCCTCCACCGTCCGCCTAACTTACCCCTTCTCAACGCGACTTTTCTTCCTGCCCCCGTACTCCTGAAACAGATTTGCCAGCCGGCGCGCTTCCTGCATCGCATTATGCTTCTCCGCCACCATTTTTCTGCCTTGTCTGCCCATCTCTTCTAGTTTCTGATCGTCCGATCCAAATGCCTCGCGCATTGCTTTTGCCAATTCACCCACATCGCCCGCCGGGATCAGCCAGCCATTCTGTTCGTTGACCAATTCAGGTATCCCCGCCACGTACGTACTGATCACCGGTCTGCCCAGCGCCAGCGCCTCCATGATCACCACCGGCAGCCCCTCACCAAAACTCGGCAGCACCATCACGCGGCTCATCTCAATCAGCTCAACAATCTCTCCCGTACTCTGCCACCCCGTAATCGTCACGTGTTCTTCCAACCGATACCGTTTAATCAGTTGCTCGACCTCATGCCGCATCTCCCCATCGCCTGCAAGAATCAATTCAAAATCTAATCGCTCATCACGCAGTCTTTTAGCCGCTTGCATTAACAGCAACTGCCCCTTTTGCTCGCACAACCTGCCCACGCAAACCATTTTCCTGCTCGTTTCGATTGGTCGTAGCGGAGTCTCTAGAAAATTCGCATTCACCCCGCAATGAATCACCTTGATCTTCGGCCACTCATCGTGATGACACCAACGATACAACTGACTCTTTCCAAAACTACTAATCGCAACCACAAATTCCGCTTCAACAATTTTTCGATTCAGGTGAATCCCAGTCGGTTTATCAAACTCTTCAGGCCCGTGTACCGTGAAACTAAACGTTGGCCCGCCCAACAACTTGCACAGCATCGCTACGGTCGTCGGATTCGTTCCGAAATGCACATGCACATGCTGAACTTTATCCTTCTTCGTCCACCGATATAGCACCGTCGCTTCCATCAAATAAACTAGATGGATTAGCAATCCCCGCTCACTCCGCCAGCCAATCCGAAAGACTTCCAAGCAAGCCTTTAGCCAACCAATCGGATGTCGCATTTTCACACACGCCACCGCCCACAGCATCGCCAGCCCCCCGGACGCCAAAATGATCTTAGTCTTCGGCAACTCTGCCGTATCTAACGGATCAACTAAATTATCTGGCGTTTTACGAATCGAATAACGCATCACCTCAAAACCCTGTGCTTCCAATGAAGTAATCTCTCGTCTGATAAACGAGTGACTCACCTTCGGGTATTGATTTGTTAAATAAGCAATTCTCATACGTTATTCGTTTCCCATGGGTCATCGCTGACGCGTCTTACATCGACCACTCTCTCTCATGACTCAATCCACCCTCAATCTTAGCCGCAATTTCTTATCCCATACCCAACACTCGATGTTACCCTTGTGATTCGCCAGTGTTCTTCATACCAATAAGCAATGGTGGATCTTGTCTTCTGGCATTGGCCAGCAATAACAATGTTGCCCATCAAGGATATTGATTCATCAGCCCCATTGCTTGTATGAAATGGCTTCCCATCCCTCAGTTTTTACATGCAGTCAAATCATGTCTCTAACGCAAGCACGTCCAGCTACGCCTGAATATCCAAATGTTTATACAGCCTCTCATCTTGTGTCTGCTCTGTAGGTAAAGCAGCTTTTGCTTTTTCTTCTATTGGCAAGGCAGGGGTTGTGGTGTGGGGCTTGGGAGCGATCGCCGTTTGAGAATCAGGGGGGAGGGGGGATAGCGGGGGGGATTGCTGTTGGATAATTTGCTTGGCTTCCTCGCTCAATTCCGCGATATCACTTGCCGCCGATTTGTTTTCTTCTCGGATCTGACGCACCAGCTTATCCGGCGCATCATCAATCAGATCTTCATGATCGCGTAGCTGCGCTTCAACATGCAGCCGTGCCGAGCTGTTTTCATCACCATCGTTTTCTTCCAACCCTTTGATGTGCGCTTCGAAAACCTCCAGCACTTTTTCCGCGCTGTGCTGCTCCTCACGCACCTTCTTATCACGTTTACGTGCCTGTTGCTGGCTTTGTAGCGCGGTCCCCGCCACACCTGCCGCAACACCTGTTCCCATGACACTCATCTGGCTCACTCCCAAATTAAGGGCACCAAATACAACATAAAACATACTACGGACGACATCTTATATATCGGCAACCCCTAGCCGATTACTCAAAACTCCCTTTTAACTCCCTCTCTGTCAAATATTTATTTGAAGATCCTGGCCCCTCCCCCTCCTCCCCCTTCCCCTTCCACTCCCCCTCTCTTTTCCTACCTCGCCGCACATACGCCTATCCCCCGATCTCACTTCACAACTCAAGTTCATCAATATTGCATACTTTTGTTCTACAACGACAACCCAGCCTATCCCACCTCACGCAACCTCGCGCTCCCAGTCATGTTCACGGTGTTCGATGCTCTCAAGCCCGTCACCGCCGGTGGCGGGATGTTGCCCCAGCGATCTACAAGATTTTCTACCCATTCAATTCATCACAGAATACTTCAGCAGAAGGCGTGACCGCCGTTCCAAATTTCAACCACTTCCGAGATATTACTAATATCTGCTGTGTTTCATGTGCAGGCATATTTATACGAATTCCGCCCATAATCCCACATAGAATCACAAAATTAGGCTCATGATCCCTTTTCCACACCGCAATTCGAATAATTTTTTAAAAAAAAATATAAAGGAAAACCCCGCCTATCCAATTTAAACCTTACTTTTAAATTTTCTCTCAAATTCCTTGCCGATACGCCTTGAATTGGATCAGTTTTATAGACATATTATGCGTTAATTATATAAGACACAGCAAGATCCTTAGTTTCAAGTTTTCTTGACTGGAAATGCCGTAACTAGATAAATGGAAAGGGTTTACAATGACGACGCAAACAACTTCATTGCCCGGGCCAAAATCCCAACAAGTTCTCGATGAGCTCCAGAAGTACATCATTGTCGATCCGCACCCTTATGCCGTTGATCTAGCCGCTTCCAAGGGCATGTATATGGCCACTGTGGATGGCGACATGCTTTTTGATTGGGGTGGCTACTACGGCGCGAAACTCCTCTCACATAACCATCCAGGCCTCTTCGAGGAAGACTACCTCAAAGAGCTCACCATGGTGGCCAACCACAAAATCGCTAATCCC contains these protein-coding regions:
- the rpmI gene encoding 50S ribosomal protein L35 translates to MPKLKSHKGLLKRVKITAKGKVKWRKPFKGHLNSHMSGDKLRKLRGTALATKGDIKRLKIMLHRPLKAGDAE
- the rmuC gene encoding DNA recombination protein RmuC, which encodes MNDPITIIMLVLFLVALGAAGVLYAKLMGAKKQSEISLGEKQAAAAQLAEQTQITENQAAELKTFEQQIADTKTSLALAEEKQKQLMRDNESLSERMGEEIEKQRRQFDELMLEKEESTKKHEQTLREEAAKREAQLKDQFEKLQKQAKESFESIAGQTLEKSNKAFLQLAKEQFKGEQKDAKAQLEKRKDAIKNLVDPIKEKLKAYDETIHVLERDRKQSHGELSATIKKMIEDQRMLKDETQKLVTALKRPEVRGQWGEMHLEKLLEMAGFREGLNYDKQVSTAGGKLRPDTVVHLTSNRDIVIDVKTPLDAYLSAIEAVSKADQDGHLRRHTKNILTQVDSLHKKDYQAQFERTPEFVVMFIPAESFLQPAVQERPTLLEDAFSKGIVIATPSTLIALLKTVAVGWREEALAENARKISEAGKELHKRISTCTGHLEKLGKAVGNTVKHFNQFTSSFESRVVTQARKFEDLEAAEPKKALPDQMDQIDALPREVKVIPSSVTDHVEAGNDQQMKILPENDQIDE
- the rplT gene encoding 50S ribosomal protein L20, with amino-acid sequence MPRTQKGAARRQAKVRVFKKAKGYRGSRRTQWRRVQEAVVRAGVMAYRDRRQVKREYRKLWIVRINAACKMRDINYSRFVQGLKAANIVLNRKMLSEIAIHDEAAFDAIVEKAKAALAA
- a CDS encoding LOG family protein — translated: MPLDRDVALNRETWRLFRIISEFVDGFEVMSEVGPAVSVFGSARTKPDDPVYQRAVECGKKIVDKDFAVITGGGPGVMEAANKGAFDAGGKSIGLNINLPMEQDPNPFQNYELSFRYFFVRKVMFVKYACGFIIFPGGFGTMDEVFEALTLIQTLKIEPFPVVLVGTDFWSGLLDWIKDTMRDRYKTISPEDIDLFHVTDDVDEAIEYVTSRFSQDQWDQRTEPTIPEPIIQQVKKGATGRVAPEVSQLVDQPNES
- a CDS encoding glycosyltransferase, translated to MRIAYLTNQYPKVSHSFIRREITSLEAQGFEVMRYSIRKTPDNLVDPLDTAELPKTKIILASGGLAMLWAVACVKMRHPIGWLKACLEVFRIGWRSERGLLIHLVYLMEATVLYRWTKKDKVQHVHVHFGTNPTTVAMLCKLLGGPTFSFTVHGPEEFDKPTGIHLNRKIVEAEFVVAISSFGKSQLYRWCHHDEWPKIKVIHCGVNANFLETPLRPIETSRKMVCVGRLCEQKGQLLLMQAAKRLRDERLDFELILAGDGEMRHEVEQLIKRYRLEEHVTITGWQSTGEIVELIEMSRVMVLPSFGEGLPVVIMEALALGRPVISTYVAGIPELVNEQNGWLIPAGDVGELAKAMREAFGSDDQKLEEMGRQGRKMVAEKHNAMQEARRLANLFQEYGGRKKSRVEKG
- a CDS encoding GNAT family N-acetyltransferase is translated as MTKIDSESINIRLYQPQDADALAGILVGAFRGKFQRLANLDEPSMRQMLLDAGFVGPHGHPGLWVAEKDNTVLAAMSLKWQQQKRGSEGSLRGILRVCLRHGFTRIGRFMIGMWLLEEQIQKQDCYIEYLAVSESAQGLGLGTQLLKKAQTEASALRAQLGFERISLHVAGGNTGAQRLYQRFGFTVERTIQSHLSRRILGESIWHFMSKSLD